The following are encoded in a window of Brevibacillus sp. DP1.3A genomic DNA:
- a CDS encoding type 1 glutamine amidotransferase domain-containing protein, with product MRLAGKQVVCFVESEFEDLELWYPVMRLREEGATVHFVGPKANQVYIGKYGVPCEADKAMAEVNPADYAGVLVPGGWAPDKLRRYPEVLSFVIAMHEAKKPIGHICHAGWVLASAKILRGVTTTSTPGIKDDMENAGAIWVDEEVVVDGHIVGSRRPPDLPAYAKAFADLLAQQ from the coding sequence TTGAGGCTTGCAGGAAAACAAGTGGTTTGCTTCGTTGAAAGTGAATTTGAGGATCTCGAGCTCTGGTATCCGGTGATGAGACTGCGAGAGGAAGGCGCTACCGTCCATTTCGTTGGCCCGAAGGCGAATCAAGTCTACATAGGGAAGTACGGTGTACCGTGTGAGGCTGACAAAGCGATGGCAGAGGTCAATCCTGCCGACTATGCAGGTGTACTCGTTCCAGGAGGGTGGGCACCTGATAAGTTGCGCCGCTATCCGGAAGTGCTGTCGTTTGTGATTGCGATGCACGAGGCGAAAAAACCGATTGGCCATATTTGTCATGCGGGGTGGGTGCTTGCTTCCGCAAAAATTTTGCGTGGGGTAACCACGACATCGACGCCAGGCATTAAAGATGATATGGAGAATGCAGGCGCGATTTGGGTAGATGAAGAGGTCGTAGTAGACGGTCACATTGTTGGTTCACGTAGACCGCCTGATCTGCCTGCGTATGCCAAAGCGTTTGCTGATTTGCTGGCACAACAATAA